Proteins encoded in a region of the Pieris napi chromosome 5, ilPieNapi1.2, whole genome shotgun sequence genome:
- the LOC125049995 gene encoding synaptic vesicle 2-related protein-like isoform X2, whose protein sequence is MSVKFTFEEALGRTGFGRYSYTVIGAIGVNTIAYACITYGTIIIVPSSACELHTTSTQRGILAAGPIIGLILGSGLWGLLADLFGRRRTLLISILSAAFVNVLSSFSVNWIMLLCLQFLSALLASGLFSQSMSMLSESVPVAKRNVVMLLANSISFLAQGLMAVFAIPIIPLTFSYYIPILNIHWNSWRTLQIVYSLPSLVAAGWMYYLEESPKFAYARGMHDESLEILKRIHNINYRGTREIFEVVEIVKLQKPPTFTIKEQIFPLFRLPLLKSTVIMTLLLIFQQTGAFIMWLPTISNQVLKLVKEGEGTELTVCGVLNASRTWEPNSGVSPCSLDVAAMLTLFTLGLIHSILICLVSIVINKVGRRNMVIIITTVCGLCGIVVNLVPNIFVSGILFMVFMAGFIVISLYMAMAVALFPTHLRAFALSFVLSGGRVALFASVQIINYLLENNCEFSFHLFSGIFALSALLASFLSDDSKTMKN, encoded by the exons ATGAgtgttaaatttacatttgaaGAAGCGCTGGGGCGAACGG GCTTCGGTCGATACAGCTACACCGTAATAGGCGCAATAGGTGTTAACACAATTGCTTATGCTTGTATAACATATGGCACGATAATAATTGTTCCATCCAGTGCCTGTGAGCTCCACACGACGAGCACTCAGAGAGGAATACTTGCTGCCGGACCGATCAttg GTTTAATTCTAGGCAGCGGACTATGGGGTCTACTGGCGGACTTATTCGGGCGCCGGAGGACCCTCCTCATCTCCATCTTATCAGCAGCTTTCGTGAACGTCCTTAGCAGTTTTTCAGTCAACTGGATTATGCTCTTATGCCTTCAATTCCTAAGTGCTCTATT AGCATCGGGCCTGTTTTCGCAATCGATGTCGATGCTGAGTGAGAGTGTCCCCGTCGCTAAGCGCAATGTAGTGATGTTGTTGGCAAATAGTATTTCATTCTTGGCGCAAGGATTGATGGCAG tgttCGCAATACCGATCATACCACTAACTTTTTCTTACTACATTCCTATATTAAACATTCACTGGAACTCATGGAGAACTCTCCAAATTGTATACTCTTTACCAAGTCTTGTGGCAGCAGGGTGGATGTATTATTTAGAGGAAAGTCCCAAGTTTGCTTATGCGAGAGGAATGCACGACGAATCATTGGAAATTCTAAAGAGAATTCACAACATAAATTATAGAGGTACCCGGGAAATATTCGAG GTGGTGGAAATTGTAAAGCTGCAAAAGCCACCGACATTTacaattaaagaacaaattttCCCCTTGTTCAGACTGCCACTCCTAAAAAGCACTGTTATAATGACATTGCTTCTAATTTTTCAACA AACCGGAGCATTCATAATGTGGTTGCCAACCATAAGTAATCAAGTTCTAAAACTGGTGAAGGAGGGAGAAGGAACTGAGCTCACCGTGTGCGGAGTCCTCAATGCTAGCCGAACCTGGGAGCCTAAT TCAGGCGTATCCCCGTGTTCACTCGATGTCGCAGCTATGCTGACTTTGTTTACATTGGGACTGATACATTCAATACTCATTTGTTTAGTGAGCATCGTAA TAAACAAAGTTGGACGACGTAACATGgtgataataataacaacaGTGTGCGGTCTCTGCGGTATCGTTGTGAACCTGGTACCCAATATATTTGTTAGTGGGATCTTGTTCATGGTCTTCATGGCTGGGTTTATAGTTATCAGCTTGTATATGGCGATGGCTGTCGCATTGTTCCCTACGCACCTGAG ggCATTTGCGTTATCTTTCGTTCTATCGGGAGGTCGCGTCGCTTTATTTGCTTCtgttcaaattataaattatcttcTGGAAAACAACTGCGAATTcagttttcatttattttctggAATTTTTGCGT TGTCCGCGCTGCTGGCGTCTTTTCTCTCCGATGATagtaaaacaatgaaaaactaa
- the LOC125049995 gene encoding synaptic vesicle 2-related protein-like isoform X1: MSVKFTFEEALGRTGFGRYSYTVIGAIGVNTIAYACITYGTIIIVPSSACELHTTSTQRGILAAGPIIGLILGSGLWGLLADLFGRRRTLLISILSAAFVNVLSSFSVNWIMLLCLQFLSALLASGLFSQSMSMLSESVPVAKRNVVMLLANSISFLAQGLMAVFAIPIIPLTFSYYIPILNIHWNSWRTLQIVYSLPSLVAAGWMYYLEESPKFAYARGMHDESLEILKRIHNINYRGTREIFEVVEIVKLQKPPTFTIKEQIFPLFRLPLLKSTVIMTLLLIFQQTGAFIMWLPTISNQVLKLVKEGEGTELTVCGVLNASRTWEPNSGVSPCSLDVAAMLTLFTLGLIHSILICLVSIVVNKVGRRNMVIIITTVCGLCGIVVNLVPNIFVSGILFMVFMAGFIVISLYMAMAVALFPTHLRAFALSFVLSGGRVALFASVQIINYLLENNCEFSFHLFSGIFALSALLASFLSDDSKTMKN, encoded by the exons ATGAgtgttaaatttacatttgaaGAAGCGCTGGGGCGAACGG GCTTCGGTCGATACAGCTACACCGTAATAGGCGCAATAGGTGTTAACACAATTGCTTATGCTTGTATAACATATGGCACGATAATAATTGTTCCATCCAGTGCCTGTGAGCTCCACACGACGAGCACTCAGAGAGGAATACTTGCTGCCGGACCGATCAttg GTTTAATTCTAGGCAGCGGACTATGGGGTCTACTGGCGGACTTATTCGGGCGCCGGAGGACCCTCCTCATCTCCATCTTATCAGCAGCTTTCGTGAACGTCCTTAGCAGTTTTTCAGTCAACTGGATTATGCTCTTATGCCTTCAATTCCTAAGTGCTCTATT AGCATCGGGCCTGTTTTCGCAATCGATGTCGATGCTGAGTGAGAGTGTCCCCGTCGCTAAGCGCAATGTAGTGATGTTGTTGGCAAATAGTATTTCATTCTTGGCGCAAGGATTGATGGCAG tgttCGCAATACCGATCATACCACTAACTTTTTCTTACTACATTCCTATATTAAACATTCACTGGAACTCATGGAGAACTCTCCAAATTGTATACTCTTTACCAAGTCTTGTGGCAGCAGGGTGGATGTATTATTTAGAGGAAAGTCCCAAGTTTGCTTATGCGAGAGGAATGCACGACGAATCATTGGAAATTCTAAAGAGAATTCACAACATAAATTATAGAGGTACCCGGGAAATATTCGAG GTGGTGGAAATTGTAAAGCTGCAAAAGCCACCGACATTTacaattaaagaacaaattttCCCCTTGTTCAGACTGCCACTCCTAAAAAGCACTGTTATAATGACATTGCTTCTAATTTTTCAACA AACCGGAGCATTCATAATGTGGTTGCCAACCATAAGTAATCAAGTTCTAAAACTGGTGAAGGAGGGAGAAGGAACTGAGCTCACCGTGTGCGGAGTCCTCAATGCTAGCCGAACCTGGGAGCCTAAT TCAGGCGTATCCCCGTGTTCACTCGATGTCGCAGCTATGCTGACTTTGTTTACATTGGGACTGATACATTCAATACTCATTTGTTTAGTGAGCATC GTAGTAAACAAAGTTGGACGACGTAACATGgtgataataataacaacaGTGTGCGGTCTCTGCGGTATCGTTGTGAACCTGGTACCCAATATATTTGTTAGTGGGATCTTGTTCATGGTCTTCATGGCTGGGTTTATAGTTATCAGCTTGTATATGGCGATGGCTGTCGCATTGTTCCCTACGCACCTGAG ggCATTTGCGTTATCTTTCGTTCTATCGGGAGGTCGCGTCGCTTTATTTGCTTCtgttcaaattataaattatcttcTGGAAAACAACTGCGAATTcagttttcatttattttctggAATTTTTGCGT TGTCCGCGCTGCTGGCGTCTTTTCTCTCCGATGATagtaaaacaatgaaaaactaa